DNA sequence from the Pyramidobacter piscolens W5455 genome:
GGGAATACCTCGATGACCTGCGGCAATATACGCTTTAGCTCGCATACGACATCAATATCGTCTTTACGCCGCTTCCAGAGACGATCCGCTTCTTCAAGCGCGACAAAATACTGCTTAAACATATCAGCCTGTTTTAGTCCTCGAAACATCGAGGATTGAAGCAGGCTGATTTTTTTTTGCAATTTTTCGTCCTGGTTTTGAGCGTCTTTAAGGTATCGCTTGAATCGCTTGTAGTCGCCCGATCGGTTCATCCCCGCGTGAGCGGGGTTTTGCGTCGGCGGTTCCGGCTCCGGCTCGATCGTCACGGTTCATCCCCGCGTGAGCGGGGTTTTGTTCTGCGCGGAGATAGTGGACTGTTCGAGCCCGGGTTCATCCCCGCGTGAGCGGGGTTTTGACCGGCGGCGCTGATATACGGGAGCTGCTGGAAGGTTCATCCCCGCGTGAGCGGGGTTTTGAAGCGGATGTGCGAGCCGTCGTCTTCGCAGCAGGGTTCATCCCCGCGTGAGCGGGGTTTTGCCATCTTGAACGACGCCAACGACTACCGGAAGGGGTTCATCCCCGCGTGAGCGGGGTTTTGAGCGACCTTCGAAAGCATGGTGCGTCCTCCTTAGGTTCATCCCCGCGTGAGCGGGGTTTTGTTGCTCGCTTGCGTCCGTAGTTCTCCCGAATGGGGTTCATCCCCGCGTGAGCGGGGTTTTGACGTTCTTGTTCTTTGTAAACACGGCGTCCTTAGGTTCATCCCCGCGTGAGCGGGGTTTTGTAAGCCCTATGCCAAAAAGAGGCAACAGAAAGGGGTTCATCCCCGCGTGAGCGGGGTTTTGACGTAAAGCAGATAATCCTTGCCAACGGTCGCGGGTTCATCCCCGCGTGAGCGGGGTTTTGCCCGACGGACAAGCCTCCGGCACCTGAAAAAAGGGTTCATCCCCGCGTGAGCGGGGTTTTGCCGTCCCAGATCTTCGAGACGGTATTTGTAAGTGGTTCATCCCCGCGTGAGCGGGGTTTTGCGAGCAGATTGCCGAGTTGGAGAACCAACAGAAGGTTCATCCCCGCGTGAGCGGGGTTTTGTTTTGACCCATCCCGTCGCGTCGCATTGTCGCCGGTTCATCCCCGCGTGAGCGGGGTTTTGTCGTCCTGTTGTGCGCTGTTTAGGTCGGCTTAAATTTTCACTTGCAACGTTCTTTATCAACATTGACATTACACAATAGGTTTAGCAGCTCGATATCTGAACAGTTACTATTAGTCATCTGAAGAATGAACAAGGCTATTTTATCAGAATATTCGCACTTGTTATAACGCGACCTCTTGGAATTGTTTCCTTTGTTCCTCTGTTTCCCTGTCGCTGAGGCGGCTCAGGAGGACTCCGTCACAGTCAAGAACGATTCGTGCAGGCAATCCAAGACATTCTATGCCTTGCCCGCCAGGTCGGGATGAATCGCTCCATATAAGCATAATGGAACTATTTAGATCCTGTTGTTCGTTGTACCACTTTTCGATGACCTGCCATATTCTCTGGCGGATTCCCGCCGACATCTTGGGGTGACTGTATACGCCCGGAGCCAGTTCCAGCATGCAAGAAGCGAGAAAACCGCGATATTTCATGGGAACGTTGTTAGTGATCACGACGGTCATCGGCATTTACGTTTCCTCGTCTTCATCGCTCAAAACTGTCTTAATGGTTTCGATCATCTGATGGATAAAATGTTCTCTGGCAAAAACGCTTCCCGCCAATTTTCTCACATGCCGTTCGATGCCGGTAGCCGGCTCTTCCTGACTGCGCTTCAATCCCTTGAAAGCGATGGGGATCGTAACGCTCATGCGAAAAATATCGGCGATATCGAGACCGAACGCGTCGTAAGCGGCTTCATGAATGAAACCAAGCTGCGGAATGGTCGCCGTCGCGGCGACAGCAATGCTTGCGGCCGCGTAAGCGGCTGTAGCGGCATGATTGATGGCGTTATTTATTTCGTCGTTCTTTTCGGGATTGGCCCGGTTGAATTTTCGCTGCCGCCAGGGGATTCCATATCGCTCGGCCAGCAATTTATAGCTCTGACGAACTCGCGTCCCCTCGATGCCGCGCAGTTCTTCCAGATTTGTGGTGGACAGTTTCTCGCCGAAACGCAGTTCGTACATTTTGAGAACGGTTCTCAAGCGTCCTTTTGACGACGCCCAGAGCGTGACTTGGCGGCGGGCCAGAGCGCTTCGGTCGGGACTGAGAGGAGGCGCCGTATACATGCGCACGCCTCCCTCGCCTATGGCGACGAGTCCCAGTCCATGACTGCCGGCAAGTCTGAACACATCGTGACTGACCGTAGTGCCCGGTCCCAGTAAAAGCATCGACACGGTCTGGTAAGGGATATCGTATGCTCCGGGCTCAAGGTTAGGACTGCCGGCCGAAAGGAAGCGAAGCGTTCCTTTTTCAACGAACAAGTTGCCTCGCTCAAGCCAGAGCAGTCCGTAACGATCCGCGTGAGGGACGTTGGCGCTCTCCAGGCCGAGTCTCACAAAGGCCACTTAACGAACCGCCTTCAAAAGCAGCATGCCAAAGCCAAAAGCGCAGTGGCGCCCTACGCCGTGACGGACAAGGCGTTCAAAGGCCTGAGGCTCGGTCACGCAGAGTTCGCCGACAAACGTTGTCTCGGGATAGCTGCGTCGTTCGGAATGAGTCGGCGCGCCGCAGTGGTCCTTCGCGCTCCGCGTGGTCAAATAGGAACTGCGGCTGCCGGTGATGACGACATCCCGCAGTTCCGCCGCGGGAACGAAACGGCGTTGAAGCCACTGACGATACGTTCCCTCGATCTCGCCTTTGTGGAGTTGGCGAAACTCATGGATCGTTCCGTCAAATGTGCCATTTCCCCTGGCTTCTTCACAGGCAAAGTAATTTTTCATCAGCCACACGTCGCTCTCCACTTTGCCGCGCCTTATGGTAGGACGGCAATAGACGCTGAAACGATAGCGGCTGCCTTTGCTCCACTGTTCAGGCATGACGCGGGAACAGATTTCCGGCAGATTAAAGACCGCGGGCAGCAACGAATCGGAACCTTCATCGGAGCGGAAATTTTCAAGACTCCGGCGCAGAAAAGTTTCGTCGGCCGGCGTATAACCGAGCACCCGCGATCGTTCGCTCTGAACGAGGAAGGGTTGCGGTCCCAGTTCTCCAAAAATCTTGCGGGTAGCCGCATGCACCAGGTAACCGGGATCATCGCCCAGACGACGCTGATGTCCCCAAATCGAAAGTGCCCGAAGGTTCAGATCGAGGCAGATCATATTAAGGCTCAACGGAAGTCCCCTCCTTTCCGCCGTCGACAGGGATCGCCGAGTGTTGCGCTGTCGTGTCGCGCCACACATAACGCCGTCCGCCGTGAGTGTTGGCAACCCAATTCCGGCAGTCGCAGCGTTCGATCACGTGAACGCTGTCGTCTCCGTGTACACTGAGGGCTTCGGCAGGCGTGAGCGGCCATTCGACGAGAACCTTATTCCGGGAGGCAGGCTCTCTTTTTGTCTGCGCGCCAAGAGGCGCTCGCGGCGTAATATGCATGATAGCGTCTTTTAAACTGTCAGTATGGATGATTTCGCGTCCTTCCGGTTCGAAACAGATCGGCTGTGACGGCGGACAGCCAATGCGGCCGATAAACAGGGGACGGGCCGGATGACGCAGGGCGTCGCGAATTTCTTCCAGCGCAGGGGCTTCGTCCGCTGGATCAAGGGCGATCAAAACGGTGACCGCGGCGTCGGCCCGGTAATGACGGTAGCGCTGGACCGTAAATTCCCCTTTGGAACCGCCGCCGCGTTCGGCCACGATGCCGTCCGTACGCCAGAGCGAGTCTTCACTGCTCAGACGCGCCGTCTGGTAGTCCCGCAAAGGAACGCCTGTCCGATCTTCGCGCGAGGCAAGACGCAGACGCTCCTGAAGGCGCTGGAGTTTTTCGACATCCTGAAAAGTCCACCCCAGGGCGTTGGCGATCAAGCCTGTCATCTCCGACAGGCCGGGCAGGAGATCCGTCGGCCTGATCTCGTCGACGGCGACGTCGCCAAAAGCCATCAATGGACCCCGCAGGCGCAGGATCAGCGCGTCCATTTTTTAAAGCTCCAGAGAGACGACCGCGCGCTCTAGGCTCTCGCCCATTCGATCGAGAGAAGAGTTCTCGCCTCGGGGGATGCTGACGTCGTACATGGAAGCAATCCAGCGCCGCTCGTCGCTTCCGTACATTTCATCGCTCTTCCCGACGTAGTCCTCCAGTTGACGCAGCGCCTGAGCGCGCATGTCTCCGCGGAGCGGGACAGGCAGATAAAAAGCGTCGGCCAGCGTGTGGGGCTGGCTCTCGCCGGCTTCGGCCATGACAAACCAGGGACGGGCATAAGGCGCGGTCGACCCCAGCTTAGCGCCGGGCGTCACGGTGGCGATCAGATGCAACAGATGTTTGACCAGACGTCCCGCCACATCCCGCTGCGCTGTCTGCCATTGCTTGGACGGACAGCCTTCGATATTCGAAACCAGCTGAGGAACGTCAACGACGACATAATTGTAAAAGATCCCGCTGGTCAGTTCGGCCGCGTTGATATGGGCGGAACCGGAATTGTTCAGGTCGTCGACGGCCGTGAAATAATCCGTCTCGGACTCCTCGGCGTGGACGGTAAAGGCGTGCGCCACATGGACGGCCGCGGAAACGCGGGCGTCGGTATCGCCGGAAATAAAGCGTCCGAACATGGCGGCGTCAAGGCCAGCGCCGCATTTCAACGCTTGAAAATCTTTTTTGTGTTTTTTGAACCATTCGCCCGTTTTTTTGCCAACATCCGCGGCGCTGCCGTCGGCGGAGGCCATTTCGCGAACGATCTTGGACAAAAACTGGATCTCCGGGTGTCCCAGCACGACCAGTTCGCTCCGTTCCGCGCTCAGCTGGGCGTCGATGCTCGGATTCAGAGCGTCGGCATCGTCTTTAGCAGTTTTCTTGTTTTTAGCGGCCGCTTCGGTGCCCTTCGCACCGTAAAGCTCGCTCTGCAGCGCCTGAGACGCGGCGACGACTTTCTCCGCATCAAGACCTTCCTTTTCGATCAGCGGCTTCTCGATTTTCTCGGGGAAAATCCTGCGGGAACGGATCGATGTGGCGATGTCCTTGTCCACATTCTGCAGGCTCCACAGCCCGTCGGCCATGCGCCAGTGACGTTTCAGGCACTGAGAACTCACGCGGGTCCGGCTGACGCCGCCAAAGGGGATCCTCTTGGAAAGGCCGGAGTCGTCGCGGTTCAGCAGCGAAGCGGGATAGGTCGTCAGCGTCGAGATCTGGATGAAGCGGGGCAGCATTGTCATTCTGATTCATTCTCCTTCACGATCGATTCGCCGTTTTCTCCGGCGGTGTTTCGAGACTTCCACAGCGCAAGATAAAAAGATTTGGTCAATGCCGAGCGCACTTTCGAGCGCTCGTTTTCTTCCGACGCTACGCAGAGGCACGCCAGAGCCGTCCACGAAAAGGTACAGCCTTTCGAACTCGCCAGTTTCAGCAGGTAACGGAGCAGGTCGAAAAAACGGTCGCCTTCCGCCCGCATCAGCAGGTCGAATCGCCGTGTCAGCGCGTCGCCGGCGTCTTCCATGCTGCCCAGGGCTGCGCCGAAATCGTCTCGCGCGCCGCGGCAATTTTGCGCCGTCATGGCCATGCCCTGAAAGACGGCGCCCCAGGCTTTCTCCGCGCCCTCGTCCAGGGAGTTTCCCGCATCGCCGAGGATATCGTACTCGCAGAGCAGTCTCCAGAACACGGGGGGACGGGTATCGTCTTTCGTCGGGTTCATGCGGCGAAGTTCGGCTCGCTCGCCTCGAGTCAGCGTGTAACCTTTCTTCTGTTCTTCCTCGGGCGTCGGCGCCATGCGCATAAGGAGCTCGCCGGTTCTTTCAAAGAACTTCTCGTATCGTGACATCACATGAAACGCGTTTTTCTCCGCGGGCATTTATCCTTCCTCCTCTTCGGCGGTTTTCAGGTAAATCGCAAGCAGGCGGTCTAACGTAAGCTCGCTGAGCGCCCGGGCTTTTACGGATTGGCTGACGCTGCCGGGCAGCGACGAGACGCCGATTTCATAGTACTTTCGAACCAGTTGCCGCAGACACGTCTTCCATG
Encoded proteins:
- the cas2e gene encoding type I-E CRISPR-associated endoribonuclease Cas2e, with the translated sequence MPMTVVITNNVPMKYRGFLASCMLELAPGVYSHPKMSAGIRQRIWQVIEKWYNEQQDLNSSIMLIWSDSSRPGGQGIECLGLPARIVLDCDGVLLSRLSDRETEEQRKQFQEVAL
- the cas1e gene encoding type I-E CRISPR-associated endonuclease Cas1e, whose product is MAFVRLGLESANVPHADRYGLLWLERGNLFVEKGTLRFLSAGSPNLEPGAYDIPYQTVSMLLLGPGTTVSHDVFRLAGSHGLGLVAIGEGGVRMYTAPPLSPDRSALARRQVTLWASSKGRLRTVLKMYELRFGEKLSTTNLEELRGIEGTRVRQSYKLLAERYGIPWRQRKFNRANPEKNDEINNAINHAATAAYAAASIAVAATATIPQLGFIHEAAYDAFGLDIADIFRMSVTIPIAFKGLKRSQEEPATGIERHVRKLAGSVFAREHFIHQMIETIKTVLSDEDEET
- a CDS encoding type I-E CRISPR-associated protein Cas6/Cse3/CasE, whose product is MSLNMICLDLNLRALSIWGHQRRLGDDPGYLVHAATRKIFGELGPQPFLVQSERSRVLGYTPADETFLRRSLENFRSDEGSDSLLPAVFNLPEICSRVMPEQWSKGSRYRFSVYCRPTIRRGKVESDVWLMKNYFACEEARGNGTFDGTIHEFRQLHKGEIEGTYRQWLQRRFVPAAELRDVVITGSRSSYLTTRSAKDHCGAPTHSERRSYPETTFVGELCVTEPQAFERLVRHGVGRHCAFGFGMLLLKAVR
- the cas5e gene encoding type I-E CRISPR-associated protein Cas5/CasD; its protein translation is MDALILRLRGPLMAFGDVAVDEIRPTDLLPGLSEMTGLIANALGWTFQDVEKLQRLQERLRLASREDRTGVPLRDYQTARLSSEDSLWRTDGIVAERGGGSKGEFTVQRYRHYRADAAVTVLIALDPADEAPALEEIRDALRHPARPLFIGRIGCPPSQPICFEPEGREIIHTDSLKDAIMHITPRAPLGAQTKREPASRNKVLVEWPLTPAEALSVHGDDSVHVIERCDCRNWVANTHGGRRYVWRDTTAQHSAIPVDGGKEGTSVEP
- the cas7e gene encoding type I-E CRISPR-associated protein Cas7/Cse4/CasC, with product MTMLPRFIQISTLTTYPASLLNRDDSGLSKRIPFGGVSRTRVSSQCLKRHWRMADGLWSLQNVDKDIATSIRSRRIFPEKIEKPLIEKEGLDAEKVVAASQALQSELYGAKGTEAAAKNKKTAKDDADALNPSIDAQLSAERSELVVLGHPEIQFLSKIVREMASADGSAADVGKKTGEWFKKHKKDFQALKCGAGLDAAMFGRFISGDTDARVSAAVHVAHAFTVHAEESETDYFTAVDDLNNSGSAHINAAELTSGIFYNYVVVDVPQLVSNIEGCPSKQWQTAQRDVAGRLVKHLLHLIATVTPGAKLGSTAPYARPWFVMAEAGESQPHTLADAFYLPVPLRGDMRAQALRQLEDYVGKSDEMYGSDERRWIASMYDVSIPRGENSSLDRMGESLERAVVSLEL
- the casB gene encoding type I-E CRISPR-associated protein Cse2/CasB, coding for MPAEKNAFHVMSRYEKFFERTGELLMRMAPTPEEEQKKGYTLTRGERAELRRMNPTKDDTRPPVFWRLLCEYDILGDAGNSLDEGAEKAWGAVFQGMAMTAQNCRGARDDFGAALGSMEDAGDALTRRFDLLMRAEGDRFFDLLRYLLKLASSKGCTFSWTALACLCVASEENERSKVRSALTKSFYLALWKSRNTAGENGESIVKENESE